One Candidatus Nitrososphaera evergladensis SR1 genomic window carries:
- a CDS encoding Ig-like domain-containing protein translates to MRASQQLLAVAVIGVLVFAATGAVRPAAAASDNQVLVSKTASPADIFVQGAGSPDSTQVTLTVQGFGGTLTETVPIDVVFAIDSSGSMTINDPSNLRIAAAKSFVDKLNSTRDQGGVVSWDDNVDFAFGLTQDFGALKTNINSVDASGGTNLNAGLNGAISMLDGNTRSGSSTEVIIFLTDGVGTYTPAGSGGPAANAAGKGYKIYSIALGGASTGPLTDMASATGGQFFNAPSAANLDAIFNAILQQIVINTAPFNVNLVETTQDYIVDESSFSIAPDSIVTLPGGQTQITWNNVAQHVGDGDNKLLATETFAVTFDASSTLAGNNLPVDDLAESHVQYTNPDGTPGTADIPQAFINVQGPPVAVDDSANTLEDTPVTIGVLANDSDPNGDALTVISVSPPAQGTAVINGDGTITYTPDPSIFGASDTFTYTIDDGHGLTDTATVTVNVQGLTSTPGKVTGGQANLDNNTNAGFNVQSGDGTTFKGQLQFNDKLEDIKLHSQSMTALAIDPTGTTATFKGTAEVNGVSGYTFKAIVKDNGEPGTNDSFLIVIKDLSNTTIYMRGGTLSGGNIQIH, encoded by the coding sequence CAACAACTCTTGGCCGTAGCCGTAATAGGCGTACTAGTTTTTGCAGCCACGGGCGCAGTACGACCAGCAGCGGCAGCATCGGACAACCAGGTACTGGTGAGCAAGACGGCGTCTCCCGCGGACATATTCGTCCAAGGTGCAGGATCGCCTGATTCCACCCAGGTAACATTGACAGTGCAAGGGTTTGGAGGCACCCTTACAGAGACGGTGCCGATTGACGTGGTGTTTGCCATCGACAGTTCTGGCAGCATGACCATCAACGATCCGTCCAACCTCCGCATCGCGGCAGCAAAATCATTTGTCGACAAGCTCAATTCCACGAGGGACCAGGGAGGAGTGGTCAGCTGGGATGACAATGTCGACTTTGCATTTGGCCTCACGCAGGACTTTGGCGCGCTCAAGACCAACATAAACAGCGTCGACGCGTCAGGCGGCACGAACCTCAACGCGGGCCTCAACGGGGCGATATCCATGCTTGACGGCAACACAAGGTCGGGCAGTTCCACAGAGGTCATCATATTCCTGACAGACGGCGTCGGGACGTACACGCCGGCAGGCTCTGGCGGGCCGGCGGCCAATGCGGCAGGCAAGGGCTACAAGATCTACTCTATTGCACTCGGCGGCGCATCGACGGGCCCGCTGACAGACATGGCGTCTGCCACAGGCGGCCAGTTCTTCAACGCGCCCTCTGCTGCAAACCTCGACGCGATATTCAACGCAATCCTCCAACAAATAGTCATCAACACTGCGCCGTTTAACGTCAACCTTGTCGAAACCACGCAGGACTATATTGTTGACGAAAGCAGCTTCAGCATCGCGCCGGACAGCATAGTCACGCTGCCAGGCGGCCAGACCCAGATCACGTGGAACAACGTTGCACAGCACGTCGGCGACGGCGACAACAAGCTGCTGGCCACAGAGACGTTTGCAGTCACATTCGACGCAAGCTCGACGCTTGCAGGCAACAACCTGCCAGTAGACGACCTCGCAGAGTCGCACGTACAGTACACAAACCCAGACGGAACGCCAGGTACTGCAGACATACCACAGGCATTCATAAACGTCCAGGGGCCGCCGGTGGCAGTTGACGACTCGGCAAATACCCTTGAGGACACGCCTGTCACGATAGGCGTCCTTGCAAACGACTCTGACCCTAACGGCGATGCGCTGACGGTCATTTCGGTCTCGCCACCTGCGCAGGGCACAGCAGTCATCAACGGCGACGGCACCATAACCTATACCCCAGACCCATCTATCTTTGGCGCAAGCGACACCTTTACCTACACCATTGATGACGGCCACGGCCTGACAGACACCGCGACTGTCACGGTGAACGTCCAGGGCCTGACAAGCACTCCGGGCAAGGTCACAGGAGGGCAGGCAAACCTCGACAACAACACCAACGCAGGCTTTAACGTACAGTCAGGCGACGGCACCACTTTCAAGGGCCAGCTCCAGTTCAACGACAAGCTTGAGGATATCAAGCTCCACAGCCAGTCGATGACGGCCCTTGCAATAGACCCTACCGGCACGACGGCGACGTTCAAGGGCACAGCAGAAGTCAACGGCGTCTCGGGCTACACCTTCAAGGCAATAGTCAAGGACAACGGCGAGCCGGGAACAAACGATTCGTTCCTGATTGTCATCAAGGACCTGTCCAACACGACCATCTACATGAGAGGCGGAACCCTTAGTGGCGGAAACATACAGATCCACTGA
- a CDS encoding 30S ribosomal protein S8e: MRKSIENLAGRKLTGGRKLANRIRRKSEIDRYPNEATVGTTDIVTRRVRGANVKAAFKTAEFANVMDPESKKATKSKILTVTKNPANRDYERRGVVSKGAVIETEAGSALVTSRPGQNGVVNAVLIKAKQ; the protein is encoded by the coding sequence ATGCGCAAGTCGATAGAGAACCTTGCGGGCCGCAAGCTGACTGGCGGACGCAAGCTCGCCAACAGGATCCGGAGGAAATCCGAGATCGACAGGTATCCAAATGAAGCTACCGTCGGCACGACCGACATTGTCACGAGAAGGGTAAGGGGCGCAAACGTCAAGGCAGCCTTCAAGACCGCCGAGTTTGCAAACGTCATGGACCCTGAATCCAAGAAAGCGACCAAGTCCAAGATATTGACTGTGACAAAGAACCCCGCAAACCGCGACTATGAAAGAAGAGGCGTGGTGAGCAAGGGCGCAGTCATCGAGACAGAGGCAGGCTCTGCGCTTGTTACCTCAAGGCCGGGCCAGAATGGCGTGGTAAACGCCGTACTGATAAAGGCCAAGCAGTAA
- the scpB gene encoding SMC-Scp complex subunit ScpB, whose translation MRESLPEDEVAARIEAALYSAGRPLTVDELVRASGTNSKEKTMRVVNDLVKKTKTVFKAIEVVQLEDGSYVFQLKPAYTPLIRRFAQHPLVPAAALKTLTYIAYEQPVTSKRLVQIRGSQVYQHIKELEQMEFVEHESLGRLKVYRTTKKFQEYFGITDLNSMKSKLVAETNKENPRQQPPATTTTASSKADLPS comes from the coding sequence ATGCGCGAGTCGCTTCCAGAAGACGAAGTTGCTGCAAGGATAGAGGCGGCCCTTTATTCCGCAGGCAGGCCCCTCACGGTCGACGAGCTGGTACGCGCGTCCGGGACAAACTCGAAGGAAAAGACCATGCGCGTCGTAAACGACCTTGTCAAAAAGACCAAGACTGTGTTCAAGGCAATTGAGGTGGTCCAGCTTGAAGACGGCTCGTATGTGTTTCAGCTAAAGCCTGCCTACACTCCCCTGATTCGCCGGTTTGCCCAGCATCCACTCGTCCCGGCGGCCGCGCTCAAGACCCTCACCTATATCGCGTACGAGCAGCCTGTCACCTCAAAGCGCCTGGTGCAGATACGCGGGAGCCAGGTGTACCAACACATAAAGGAGCTAGAGCAGATGGAGTTTGTCGAGCACGAGAGTTTGGGCAGACTCAAGGTGTACCGGACGACGAAAAAGTTCCAAGAGTATTTCGGCATAACCGACCTTAACTCGATGAAGAGCAAGCTGGTGGCAGAGACCAACAAGGAAAACCCCAGGCAACAGCCGCCAGCGACTACTACTACTGCGAGTTCGAAAGCTGACCTTCCTAGTTAG
- a CDS encoding chromosome segregation protein ScpA: MSEAGEAPSEVPDTKKTIAQPPLNILFNPSAVIRKDVWNVDIVRLLELFLQLINATGNKDLRICGIAAVSSSMIYRLKVESIFLLEKIAMQKKGVDDPQQQLPIPQLNTLDLPFRVESTYPVSVEDLLKVLENMIMELANPRPRKKQVELEPVQTFNFDQYLVKFEQIIQGYEDMIFDIVSADGPTMFKTLVAKMEPVETARCFIAMLYLAMKGKVDLEQPDDSDDVRITLRQPEPAQAQQQQ, encoded by the coding sequence TTGTCCGAAGCGGGAGAAGCGCCGTCAGAGGTCCCGGACACTAAAAAGACCATAGCGCAGCCGCCGCTCAACATACTGTTCAACCCTTCTGCCGTTATACGCAAGGACGTGTGGAACGTCGACATTGTGCGCCTTCTGGAGCTGTTTTTGCAGCTGATAAACGCGACTGGCAACAAAGACCTGCGCATATGCGGCATCGCAGCTGTGTCGTCGTCGATGATATACCGGCTCAAGGTGGAAAGCATTTTTCTGCTCGAGAAAATTGCGATGCAGAAAAAAGGCGTTGACGACCCGCAACAGCAGCTTCCAATCCCGCAACTGAACACGCTTGACCTTCCCTTCAGGGTCGAGTCCACGTACCCGGTGTCTGTAGAAGACTTGCTCAAGGTGCTTGAGAACATGATAATGGAACTGGCAAATCCCCGGCCGCGCAAAAAACAGGTCGAGCTTGAGCCGGTCCAGACGTTCAACTTTGACCAGTACCTCGTGAAATTTGAGCAGATAATCCAGGGCTACGAGGACATGATATTTGACATCGTAAGCGCCGACGGGCCGACCATGTTCAAGACGCTTGTGGCCAAGATGGAGCCGGTCGAGACGGCGCGCTGTTTCATCGCCATGCTGTACCTTGCAATGAAGGGCAAGGTGGACCTTGAGCAGCCAGACGATTCTGACGATGTCAGGATAACCCTGAGGCAGCCAGAGCCAGCGCAGGCGCAACAGCAACAGTAA